DNA sequence from the Glycine soja cultivar W05 chromosome 18, ASM419377v2, whole genome shotgun sequence genome:
ACAGCATGTACCTGCTAGTGAGTTACACTCCATAATCAAACCTTGGTCTTTCAGAGGATGGGCTTTGGACCTAATTGGTGAAATCAAGCATGCTTCTTCTAAGAACCAGCGTTATATCATAGTTGGTGTCGATTACTTTACAAAATGGATCGAAGCAGTCCCTTTGCCAAATGTTGATCAGGAAGCAGTAATTACTTTCattcaaaatcatattatttataggtATGGTATTCCCGAAACAATTACCACTGATCAAGGTTCAGTTTTTACTGGAAGAAAAATGCAAGAATTTGCCCAAGAAACTGGCTTTCGATTATTAACCTCAACACCATATTACGCGCAAGAAAATGGTCAGGTCGAAGCAGCTAATAAGATTGTaattaacttgattaaaaaacacattgcCCAAAAGCCAAGAAATTGGAATAAAACGTTAGATCAAGTTCTATGGGCATGTAGAAATTCTCCTAAGGAATCAACTAATACTACCCCATTTCGACTGACTTATGGGCATGATGCTGTACTTCCGGTCGAAATACATTTGCAATCAGCCAGGGTACAAAAAGAAATGGACATTCCAAtcgaccattattggaaaatgatgTCAGATGAATTGGTTGATTTAGATGAGGAGAGATTAAGAGCATTAGAAGTTTtgactaaacaaaaagaaagaattgcTAAGGCTTATAATAAGAAAGTGAAgtcaaaaacttttaatattggAGACTTAGTTTGGAAGGTTATCCTGCCCATGGATAGTAAGGATCGAGCCTTGGGCAAATGGTCCCCAAATTGGGAAGGACcgtttaaaataattcagatcTATTCGAATGGTGCTTATAAGTTGGAGGAGCTAACTCCTCAGAAACATACTTTGAGTATAAATGGtaagtatttgaaaaaatataaaccaacacTGCTCGAagttaaaataagcatagaataAGAGAAATActggaaacataaaaatggcGATAACAGTAAATTGCCACAAAAGGGCATTTGTCAATATTACATCAAAAAGTAGAATCGAAATCCAGAATTCGAAATAAAGAGATCACAAGTTCTACAAATTCTTGACCAAATCCCCATACAGCTTTTTCAAGGAGGTCATCTCTTTAGTTAAGACCTGGTCAGCACTCTCCATAACCTTTGCCTCATCTGCTACAGCTTGAGATGCGCTAAAGGCCTTCAGGCCTTCCCTTCCTTTTTCATCAACCAGTTTCTGAATCGAGTTAGCGGCCTTCTCCTGGAGTTCTTTGCGTTTGGCCTGCTCTGTCACAATTTTCTGCCTTAGATCATCGACACGAAACAGCAGATCTGTAATAGTTGCCTCCCAGGAGGAGATGTTATCATCACAGTCTTTGATCTCAGAAGACCCTTCTTTCGCCTCTTTGGTGAGACGTTCGACTTCATGTTGAGCAGCTCGGGCTTTCTCGAGCAGAAGGGTATGGGCCTGTTTCTGGGCATCTAGTCTTGTGCCATTTTCGCGTTTTTTCTGCACAGCACTTGCAAATTGGTCAATGATGGCCTCAATTTGGATAACTTTGCCTAGAGTCTCATCAGAGGTAAGGGGGTtgtgcaatttcttcaaaaagttCAGGTGCCCAAAGGCAGCAGAGGGGTTCTCTTCAATGGATTTAAGCACATCTTTCCGTGCGTATTCCGTTGATAACTTCAAGAGCAGAGAATCTTGGCGTACTGAAGAGTTTATTTCAGCATCAGATGAGGACGAAGCACCAGGAATCTTGTCACTTGAGGTGTTGGTTTGACTTGTGTTCAGCAGGAGTCGAAGGGCTGCAGCAGGGTCTTCATTTTGCATTTGAATGAATGTATCCTCTGCGATCCCTATACTAGCGGAAAGTTTAGATGTTGAGGACACCGGGTAAATGTCCGAGCCTCCAGCTTCAGCCTCTTTTATGGCGTCTTCATCGAAAAAGTTTTCTTCAGATGAACTTTTCTGACTCGATTCATGAGGAATGGTATTATCTGACTGATTCGGCTCATGATGGTCATCGACCTCTGCCCAACCATGAGGACGACTGGATTCAATGCCTTGACCTTCACCCCATTCCTCAACATTCACTGCATCCGCCTCAGGAGCGGGAGATGTTCGCGCACATAAGGGTATTTCTTCTGCAGAAACATTTTGTTGCACCTGATTCGAATTGTCATGGAAAAAAGGTTAACAAATAGTTTCGTATAAGCCATGATTAAAATCACATTAAGAGAACGATACATCGACGGCAGGTTGTTCTTGTGGTAAGTTCGGTTGCTTGACAGGGTTGCCCATCTCAGCAATAGAAGGAGCAGCTTCTACCTTAGTGCCGTCAATATCGGTCGAAGGTGGTTGGACGTCAACAGGTTGTCTGTCACCTTGTTCTTTTGAAGActtggtctttttctttttcttcttggcTGGCTCACCACCCTCGACAGCCACAGAAGGTTCAGGCTCGACCtgcttcactttctttttcttcttaggcATTTGAGCCTGGGAATTGCCTGCCTCTGTTTGGTCAGCAGATTTGGTTGAAGTCGTAggtaactttctttttcttatgagAGGTCTCTCCTCTTCTTCCTGCATTACGAGGGTAAAGAAATGTCAGAACATAGACCTGAAAGAAAGCTATAATATTGACATTAGAAATAAAACTTGCATCTTTCTCTTCGTCTAATTCGACGCCCGCATGCTTCGAGCGTTTTGAAGTCGTGGTAGTCTCGGTGCTGTCATCTTTCTTTGGActctgaaaaaataaagaaatatgaggCAAGACGTTAAGATTAAAAGATAAGTTCGGAAGAGTTACCTTCTCTTCTTGTTTCCCTTCTTGGATTTTCACTCCAGTGGTTTTCTTGGGTCTTACGTCGGCTCGAGACGTTTCAGCACTCCTCTTCGCCATGGGTGCTTTGcctgaaattaataattttagaaaagggaaaaatacataTCAATTTAGAAAGTCAAAAGTAAGTTAATACCTCGAGCTTGAAGGCTTGAGCGAATGTTCTCGACCGTTGGTTGCACAAAACCACTCTCAAGCCTGGAGATCATGATAGTAGTGTCTCCAACCGAACGGGTCGAATAATATTTTTCCCACCAGGTAACAAACCCCATGGTGCAGAAGTGGGAATGGTTGAACTCAAAAGGATGCAGGTTATAGTTTTCATCAAGAGAaatcttcaaaaacttcttgaagGTCTTTTCCGAAAGATTGGCCCCTCTTATGACGTCTTGAGGATCTTCGAACAAGCTTTTAGGACGAATTTGCGAGAGGCCAAATTGTCTTGAAACCAAATTAGGCTGGTATCCAACCAGGCCTAGATAGTTCGATTGAACACCTGTACGACAAGACAGGATCTGTGGATTCAAGTAAAATGACCATATTTCGTTCACCTCTTCTTCATTGTCCGGATCGACAGTAGGGAAATAGTCAGTGAACCAGGCTGGGCCAACCTCTCGACTAATGAATGGAGCATGTTGGGGAAGAAACTTATCAAAGCTCAGGAAAATCCTCATATACTTTAGGAACAGCTTTTGTGAGCTTGGATCCAAGGTCTTGGGTGTTAGTCGAAGTGCTCTCTGGCCTTCGATCGAGCGATTTGCAACTTCTTCAGCATAATCTTGTGGGATTATTAATCCCATTTCCTGTTCAAAAGTGGCATTAAGCCACAACTGGAGAAGCCACATAGGCCCAGACACTAAGAAGGAAGACCCATCCTTCGATTTTTTCAGATCATCGCATGCCTCACCAAGCGATTCGTATAGCACTGCTAACAAGAGGCGTCCAAATCCAAAGTTCTGACCTTCATGAATTTGTAATGCCATTGGAATAAATCTTTTGGCTACTTGCAAGGATTTCGTGCAGAAGACATAGTGAGATAGCCACAGGGTTAAGAAGGCTACGTGCTCTTCATCAGAGACCTCCTCTTCGACTGGTCCTTTGTGTTCAGCTATATATTGGGAAAAGGTGTTCTCCTTATATACTAGCTTGATATTATCACTAGAATTAGTGGGGTCGTAAGTTTCTccgctaggcctaaggcctgtgAGGGCGGCCACATCTAAGAGAGTAGGGGTCATCATACCACACTTAAACTGAAAGGTGTTGGTAGAAGATTCGAAGAAGTGCATAGCTGCTATCAGCATCTCTGGTCGATATTCAGGATCAGATCGTGAAAAttgtatcaaatcaaagatgccATATGTCTTCCAGAAATCCTCATACGCTTGTTCGACTCGATCAAGCCAAGGCAGGTAATCCCTATGGGCTATTGACGGGGCGGATCGAAAGAGTTTGTTGGGTTTGCttaaacaattaaagttgtaaGGCTCACTATCAAAAATCCTAGGTTCGCAAGTTTGGTAGCAGGGAAATACCTTACTCATTTTACTCGAAAGTGATGCTTTGTCTGGCAGGGGTCCACCAAAAGCGTAAACCGTTCTTTCCACTGCAAAAGGGATCATCACCTCTGATTCCCAGGTTTCTATCTGTTCTGCGTCACCATGTGGTTCTGGAACCACCTTTTCTCCATCATTCTTGACTGTAAAGTGTTGCCACTTCCCAGCAAACGGAACTGCTTGTCCTTGCGACATCGTAAGAAATCTGAAAAGGGATGATTCTTGCGAAGGGTTTGTTAACTGGTAGAATCAGTGAGTAAAAGCTTGAATTCACGAGGAACAATGGCAAAGTTCAGAGATATGGTGAGGTTGATGATGAAAGGAGTAACAAGTTGATATGATTATCTGAAAATAAGAAGGTTTCGCCGGAGGTAGTGGATACGAATTAGAAGAAGAAGGGTTTTGGAAGCGAAGAAGCTGAAAGGGTTTTTCTGGAGTTTATGGCGCTATTTATGGAGTTTCACTttaaaaaggaagaaacaatataataataatcaattgtcaaaaatcaatcaaatcagATTTCCCTTCCGACTTCCCAGCGTGACACGTGTCCCACTCTGCCTAGAAAAGTGGAATTAATGATGGGTAGTGGGAGATCGAGGCGACGGTTACCAGTAAACGTGCAATCATGTCGCCATTTCAGGAAAACTggtagaagaagagaaaaaatgtcGACTTCTCATCTTCCTTCGATCTCGAATCGAAGCAGACATTTTTTGGGGGCAATTTGTTAGCCCATATTTTTTATGAGCTAAAAATATGCTCTAAATACGAATTTTGTCAGATTCTGTTTGAttcgaaaagaaagaagagtctATTGAAAAGGATTCACAGGTTCAAGGAAGTATTTACAAAATATAAGGCTAAGACAAGAAAAAGGGCTTCGAACCATTGGGCGAATCGAGCTGGCGTATGGTCGAATCGAAGTCAAGGCAACAAGATTTCTGGACTTAGCGCAATTTCTGACAAAACTTCACAAAATTAGTTCGACTTTGAGCGATATGGATAACCGTTCTAAGGAGCAGTTATGTGCATGCAAGGTGTACGTAGCAGGACACTTGGCATTAGGATAGTGTTTCGACCGTTAGGGCAGTTTATTTTcgaatgtctatatatagcagTTTTTTAGTCAGATTTCGAGGTCGCAGATCATTTCTACAAATCCTTATATACTCAAAGTACCCAGCGCAGAGAGAAACGAGTACGCAAGGAGAATGTATGATTGTGAACCATTTTAAGTTTCAGTAAACTTTACATTTCAAGTGCAATGCAGTTTACGTTTCACTTTATAATTCCTGtcttttaaatggttcattcgatcgaatgaactTGCTGAtcctttaaattttataatttacatttccCTTGTCAATTTACTTCCAGCATTTCGTTTCTGTCAAAGAATTTTACTTTCTGCAAATCTCAAACCAGTGAATGTTTGTTGCAACGATGAACATTAAAGGCTTTACAGTTAATGCAAACACACAAATGGCATGCTCCTGAGATTCACTAGTTGATCTCGCAAGCAATTAACTCAGACTAGCGATTGTTTACCAAACTTCAGCGTAAACAGATAGTCGCCATAATTAATTAcacactttttcttttatttatttatgaacatAGCACATGCTTTGCAGGATGAAAATGAATACTGTAAATGTTGTGAACTATCATTGCTCTACCCAAAACAGATTCAATAATTCAACGCAAGATAGGAAACTTATCTCACGTGCTTGGCTTTTCGATCAACACAAACATAATGGTTGAATCCAAATAGTTTAATGAGTGGAAAAAGCATAGGGGGAAAAATCACACTTTGCCAAATTACTCAGATTTAAGCATATTGTTGGTtttatggaagaaaagaaaaaataaagcacAGGAGCAAAGCAGAGAGGAATGCGTTGAATTGAAGAAGGAAtggaatgataaattttattcattagcAGCAGTACATTTgtaataattcaaataaaacaaaaaactatcACATTACCAAGATTTTAACAATATGTGGATAACAACCTAACTTGCTCCTTTGCTCCTAAAGTGTAGGAACCACCTATTGACTAAAACAGAAACTAAAacaatagaagataaagataaaagagcCACATAATGCAGTCCAAAAGCAAATAATTAACACATATAGCTCCCTTAGTCAAAACTTAATCCTGCATGAAAAATAGTATGAAAGAGATCCATCACATGTTTGTTTAGAGCAAGCCCCACTTCAACACCACCTCTCCCATCCTTGCTCTCTGCCAAGCCAATGTTTAAACCTCTATCTATGGATGTTATCTCCACCTTGGAAGGCCTTCCCCAACCAAAATCAGTTTCATAAACACCAAATCGGTTCGACCCCGCAACTCCAATTGCCATAGTTCCCTCACTTCTCATAGTCATAAACCTAGAGAAAATTGTATCCAGTCCATTTAGAGCTCCCTTATCTAACGTTTTTATTTTACTCCAAATCCTCTTAGCAACAATGGCCACCCCATCATCTTTTATGAAGTCATGTGGCTGTGTATCCACCATATGAGAAGCCACGCAATTGCCAAAGTAGTTCTCAGGGATTGGAGGTTCTAACCGAGCCCTGTAATCAACAGTGAACCCAAGAACGAACTTCTGTACATTTTGGGCTTCATGAATGGCTTTAGCAATGCAGACAGACACATATGCTAAGGTAGTGACAAAGGTAGACAAAGTAGTTGGCTTTGAAGAAGCTAAAACTGGTTCTGCTAATTCCTCCACTAACTCCCACTTGGATAACACCCTTTTCTTTATCTTCTCCAAATCTCCTCGTGCGAGCTCGAACGTGGCTCGAACTGAGTTTTCCTTGATTGGTTGTGGCACAGTCTTTAAGCTTCGCCCGTTGCTGGTGTGAGAAGGGTTCATTTGAGATGCGATTTGTGTCCAGTTATTTATGAACACACTTTCAAGACCTGTTGGATCTTTGATGATATCTCTATCAAATAAAGGCTCTAAATATTCCGGAACCAAAGATGGTGGTGATTCCTCTTCACCGGATTTACATGCATATGCCCAAGCCTTGATGAACATGGTTGAAGATTTTCCATCAAGAACAGCATGGTGAGAGCTTATGGCTATGCAAAAGCCCTTGTTTGGAAACAGCGTTATCTGCAAGGACATAACTGAGGCAAGAGAATCTGATGACTCCAAGTGGGGTACCAAAGTGTGAGATTCTGTGGCGCCACGGGGTGAATTGTCCAACATGTGATTGAATAGTGCATCATCACACTGTGCTAGGACCAACGAAACACCATCACCAGGGTTGAATTGGATGATGGGTTTGGGTGAATCAGAAGGCCAAACGATGTTGCCGGCTAAAGGGAGAAAGTGTTGGAGGGTATGAGACAATGAGGTTTTGAGCTTTGGAACCACTTTgtcaaagaaagaagaatggTCGGagtgaggaagaggaagagagtagaagaagatgcGCTCAACTGGATGAAACCTTAGCCAATGAAGGTCAAAGAAGGTTAGAGGGACAGAGAAAGGGGTTGCAGCTGCAGAGGGAGGAGGAACGAGGCAGTGCTCATGGATCTTGATGGACTTGTCGGAAGAAGCCATGCGAAAACCAAAGACTTAACACAGTAAGTACTTATCAATCTGTTTGTTGCGTGAAACACTGTGGGCAGTAGCCAGATGCTGTTGTATCCTGAGTAAAAGTTGCATAAGGTCCCGTGTGACTCGTAAGCCTTTTACTCAAAGTGGgtgaaaaaaaacaattcacTCAAAAATATAGAATGACAACAATTTAGATTATAGGATTTATTTTTGGCCACCCATTTGTCCAGGATTCGGTTGGATTTTTTGGTTCTCTTCTTAGGCGGAATAAACATCCAAATGAGAAGgttaaaagaaagaacaaagatCTAAATGAGAAGGTTCAAAAAAGATTAGAGGGAGAGATAAAGGGGTTGCCATTGTCAATGTTTCATAGGTTGCAGTTGCCGAGGGATGAGGAGGAAGGAGGCAGTGCTCATGGATCTTTATGGAGTTGTCAGAAGAAGCCATGTGAAAGAAAATGCTTATAAGTTAGCTGTGTTGACCATTAATTGCGGGGTTAGCTATATATATAAGCAAGAGTAAACCCTCTATTAGTCCTTAAATTGGTGAAACTCTTGTAATATTATAGTATATTATGGAGAATTAGAAAAATGGTAAATAAATttctgaaattaaaattaaaattgtcttcattttagtttttaaaatatataatttattatcaacTATACGTATTACACTCGTCTCacttataattaatttcttattttttaaaatataaacaaattttaattaaagaaatctattgttttcaaaatattctTCAATTAATAAAGCAAGAGACTTTTTCATGTTTAAtaacaaatttcaaaaaatggtagtttaaggaaaaaaataattttttaattaaaaatgatataatgaagttaattaatttttttattgagtatGAAATATATCCTTTTTTGCGATTATATACAAAATTGAACGaagtaattttcaataaaattaaaaataatacaggAATGACAATGACATAAGTAGGATGAGGTGAAACAGGTAATAGTATTAATCCTCACATACCTAGGtcctattttttcatttatacctATTTTCCAATACTCTTGTAACTCAATTATGATCATAGTAAATTTCTCTCATTTGTCTGTGATTCTTTTCAGTATTGATTTTTGCGTAAAATTCTTATTGTTCTTTATTTTCGTAGTTTTGTTTCTGATTGTCATTGATTACATAACAGTAGTAGGTAGATTAGACTTGGAAAAAGTTATTAATGTAACAA
Encoded proteins:
- the LOC114397708 gene encoding phenolic glucoside malonyltransferase 1-like yields the protein MASSDKSIKIHEHCLVPPPSAAATPFSVPLTFFDLHWLRFHPVERIFFYSLPLPHSDHSSFFDKVVPKLKTSLSHTLQHFLPLAGNIVWPSDSPKPIIQFNPGDGVSLVLAQCDDALFNHMLDNSPRGATESHTLVPHLESSDSLASVMSLQITLFPNKGFCIAISSHHAVLDGKSSTMFIKAWAYACKSGEEESPPSLVPEYLEPLFDRDIIKDPTGLESVFINNWTQIASQMNPSHTSNGRSLKTVPQPIKENSVRATFELARGDLEKIKKRVLSKWELVEELAEPVLASSKPTTLSTFVTTLAYVSVCIAKAIHEAQNVQKFVLGFTVDYRARLEPPIPENYFGNCVASHMVDTQPHDFIKDDGVAIVAKRIWSKIKTLDKGALNGLDTIFSRFMTMRSEGTMAIGVAGSNRFGVYETDFGWGRPSKVEITSIDRGLNIGLAESKDGRGGVEVGLALNKHVMDLFHTIFHAGLSFD